The following are from one region of the Terriglobales bacterium genome:
- a CDS encoding glycosyltransferase, translated as MHNIALQFLDYFNTVILIYFVVTNLVYTVLMLLSLYAVSLHAKFARQKGYADISDSPVTPPVALIVPAYNEQDAIVQTVLSVLELNYPEKEVIVVDDGSADGTIGQLVKQFQLTRMDLIYRPSLPAKLPTAFYYNPDRPELIVISKPNGGKPDALNVGINMARSPYFCTVDADSLIERDALLRLIAPIVHSSLRTVVSGGVVRIINGCTLRDGRIAEIDLPKTWVERCQVVEYIRAFLFGRPGWNVLNATFIVSGAFCLMERDTAIQAGGFSTDTVTEDIDIIATIHRFMKENKRKYQMVFTTDPICWTEAPRTLSMLARQRRRWQLGLMQTVMKHNKLIFNPRFGALGMLSMPFHAYIEACGCVIEAFGTFLVPFSFIIGAMPLPLFLLIVFLAVGYGTLLSMGAVLLEETTLHRYPSLKHVLILMIYAILENIGYRQIVTLFRAQGVFRYFTGLRKWEHVEHEGAAPRVAAARGQA; from the coding sequence ATGCACAATATCGCCCTCCAATTCCTGGACTACTTCAACACGGTGATCCTCATCTACTTTGTGGTCACCAACCTGGTGTACACCGTCCTCATGCTGCTCTCGCTGTATGCGGTGTCGCTGCACGCCAAGTTCGCCCGGCAGAAGGGCTACGCCGACATCTCCGATTCGCCCGTGACCCCGCCCGTGGCCCTTATCGTCCCCGCCTACAACGAGCAGGACGCCATCGTGCAGACCGTGCTCTCGGTGCTGGAGCTGAATTATCCGGAGAAGGAAGTCATCGTGGTGGACGACGGCTCCGCCGACGGCACCATCGGCCAGCTGGTGAAGCAGTTCCAGCTCACCCGCATGGACCTCATCTACCGGCCCTCGCTGCCCGCCAAGTTGCCCACCGCCTTCTACTACAACCCCGACCGGCCGGAGCTGATCGTCATCTCCAAGCCCAACGGCGGCAAGCCGGACGCGCTCAACGTGGGCATCAACATGGCGCGCAGCCCCTACTTCTGCACCGTGGACGCCGATTCGCTCATCGAGCGCGACGCTCTGCTGCGCCTGATCGCGCCCATCGTGCACTCCAGCCTGCGCACCGTGGTCTCGGGCGGCGTGGTGCGCATCATCAACGGCTGCACCTTGCGCGACGGCCGCATCGCCGAGATCGATCTGCCCAAGACCTGGGTGGAGCGCTGCCAGGTGGTGGAGTACATCCGCGCCTTCCTCTTCGGGCGCCCGGGATGGAACGTCCTGAACGCCACCTTCATCGTCTCCGGGGCCTTCTGCTTGATGGAGCGCGACACCGCCATCCAGGCCGGCGGCTTCTCCACCGACACGGTCACCGAAGACATCGACATCATCGCCACCATCCACCGCTTCATGAAGGAGAACAAGCGCAAGTACCAGATGGTGTTCACCACCGACCCCATCTGCTGGACCGAGGCCCCGCGCACCCTCTCCATGCTGGCCCGGCAGCGCCGCCGCTGGCAGCTCGGCCTCATGCAGACGGTCATGAAGCACAACAAGCTCATCTTCAATCCGCGCTTCGGAGCCCTCGGAATGTTGAGCATGCCCTTCCACGCCTACATCGAGGCCTGCGGCTGCGTCATCGAGGCCTTCGGAACCTTCCTGGTGCCGTTCTCGTTCATCATCGGCGCCATGCCGCTCCCGCTCTTCCTGCTCATCGTTTTCCTGGCGGTCGGATACGGCACCCTGCTCTCCATGGGCGCGGTGCTGCTGGAAGAGACCACCTTGCACCGTTATCCCAGCCTGAAGCACGTTCTCATCCTGATGATCTACGCCATCCTCGAGAACATTGGCTACCGGCAGATCGTGACCCTGTTCCGCGCTCAGGGGGTGTTCCGCTACTTCACCGGCTTGCGCAAGTGGGAGCACGTGGAGCATGAAGGCGCCGCGCCCCGCGTGGCCGCGGCCCGAGGCCAAGCATGA